The genome window AAGAGGCACTTCAGATTATCATATTTAGGGAGTGGTGGGAGCTGGATTTTGTCCATTGAAGTAGgattccaaaggtaacaatcagAAGAATTAAAATCTAGTAACACTAGCCATTCATGAGCATAAGCACAAATTCTTTTGTTCCGGAGCTCAGGTATAGTCTTGACATAATACTGCTCCTCTGATATGCTGAAAAACGTTTGTTTTTGCATGTTATTTCCATGACAAATAACAAGCCAAGGATGTGGTTGTGCAGAAAAAGGAGGTCGGCCATATTCTGACGTTTTGTTTTTGTATTCTTCCAACCTCatctgttttatttttctttctctgcaaaataaataaagataATAATAATGAGTGTTGTAGGAAGGGAGAAAAAAAACAAAGGGTAAACACAAAACACGTATAAATTTATTCTTTCTCTGCaaaaaaaaagataataataatgaGTGTTgtaagtaaaagaaaaaaagacaaaAGAGCAAACACAAATCCAgtataaatttattattttattagtaTAAAGAGATTTCTAGAACCCTCTGTCTTTCACGATAGAAGCGGTTTTAGTTTATTGTACTCAAAATTTTAGATGAATTAGTTTACTTAAATACtacaaaaattttaaaacaaaaatcTGATCTACTACGAGCATGAAGCTGCTAATTTAGtgtttaaaagaaagaaaaaaggtcACATTAGATTTTACTCTTCCTGATATTAGTAATTGCAAAACTTGAAACTTGTAACTACCTCTAAAGAGTTACCGGAAATTTAAAGAAAACTACTGCACAAACATCTAGAAATTAAAGCAAAATACTTAAGAATAAACTGAAATAATAAGAAAACTAAGGAGAGAAGAACCAAAAGGAAGGTAAAAAGAAGCCAAGGAAAACACTAAAAAACTTACATTGCAACGTCGTTATGTTTTTTGGGGCAACCTCGTTCTAAAGACTAATAAGAATAAGGTGTGTGTTTCATCAGCTTAATATAAATAGAATAAGTAATGGACTCCAAATACAATAAGGAAAAGGAATTAGAATAGCTCAAATACAAGGAAAGAAGTTACTACTTGGACGTAGGGCAAGGGtaaatattttttcctttctaATATTAACTAATTAGAAAGGATTCATTGTCAAATAAAAAAAGGATTCCTTTGTCAATTGtagtttaaataaggaaatgATTCCTTTAACAATTCTAGTTGGACTGGGGTGACATTCACAGTACTTAAGAAGTCTAAGCAAATCTTTCTCGGACTGCTCTTCCACAcattcttccttcttctttttttgaattttgttttctttatttatatttattgaaGAGAATGGAGTGTGCTGATGATAATGGATTGTGGTCTGATTGTATTCTGACTGACATACTCATATCAATATCATCACGTCTCATTGCAGGCGATTATTTTGTTTTTCGTGCTGTTTGTAAAAGTTGGCGCTCAATACCCCCTCCCATACATGATTCCCATGCACTTTCTCATAGCAATAATACACCTTGTATGATGACCCTATATCAAGAAATAGGCATAGTTGAATTCTTTCATCCATTATACAATGCCATAACTCACAAGACAGATATCGTCCCAAAATTAAGGGGTGCTCGAATTCGGAGCGCAAAAGGTAATTGGTCACTCATGAGTCAGGGCAAACGTGGTATGTTGTTTTTCAATCACAAAAGCAATGACATAATTGAACTCCCTGATCTACTAGAAGGAAAGCAAAATTCTTTCCATGCTTGGACTTTTTCGTGTCCCCCAGACTCATCATCATCGGATTGTTTTGTCGTTGGTTTTGAAAATTTTGGCTCTCCACCACCGGTATACATCATCAAAGTTGGAGATAGTAGATGGACGTATCATGCCTTTGTTAATGAAGATGGAGATGGAAATAAGCTAGGAATATTTGACTTATCCGGATGCAATAATCCAGTATTCTTAAAAAACGACATTGTGTACGTATTGGAAGAGAAAGGAAATTTAGGAATATTAAGTATCAGGGAAAACTCAGCTGAAGAGACACCCACCTGGGAATTTTATGGGAAGTCCTTGCCGCGTCGAAAACTAAGGTCAGTTCGAAAGGTTTACACGGCAAAAGATGTCGATAATGGAGGAATATTAGCTGTATTTCTAACTCACAATGAAGGAAAAGTAGAGGTTTGGAGGTACAAATACGACATAAATAAAAGGATTTTGGAGAGGGAACAAATAACAAGTTTGGATAATAAAACTCTCTTTGTAAGCTTTGGAGCTTCCTACTTGAAACCTTGTGTTGCACAAGGGTTAGAAAACACGATATATTTCCCAATGTTTCACGACAAGAACGGGGTGTTCTATTGCTTGGCCAGTCGCAAATATTACTCTTTCGATTACTCAGCTGTCAAGggagctttctcaagtccaaattgtCACAAATTGGACCAACCAAGATACTGCATTTGGATTGAACCAGATGTGAGCCAACTCCCTTCTCTTGATTTTTAAAACTAATCCCTGGCTCTTTTtcccctttcttttcttttggtgtttaattatttaaatcattAATAAGCAATGTGGTGTGGATACAGGATATAAGCGAGGAATTCTTTGctttccatttttattatttattttgtgcaGTTGTTAGtgagtatatatttttaattttactaACCTAAATCTGCTCCAAAGTGAAATTTAGTAAATTTAACACTTCTGTGattgtttaatttatttttcgAACAAAGATACTGTATGGGTCGAAATCTGTCTCAGCACTTAATGCAAAGTAATATCACGGAAAGGGCCAGCCGAGGCGGATCGGGAGATAGCGAGGCTCGCGGTCATGGTATGAACGATGGTCAAGGTCGAGCACCGCAAAGgagctgtaacggctagtttATTATAATAGGATATTAAGGAGAATATTCCATtggatattctctgcacatgTTTAATTAGGGTTTATTAAGGGTATTTCccatataaataaaagaaaaaagggtGAATGAGAGTGACATGTGATATTCacttgataagaacacttttcaaAAGAAGATTTCCTCTCTAGCAAAGATACAAACTTACCTTTTCATCAAATATTCTCACTCACATTATTCCATAGTTTTTCACAAATAGTTCGAACATTCTAGGATTTATCTGTCATTCATTATTGTCAGGAGGAACAATCATCTACTCATTCATTATTAGGTGAATCACTCCCCCTATTTACTTAaaccatttattgttatttattgctagttattTCTCCATTATTGTTCATACCTTTTGGAATATTAAATGTGTGTTATTTTCAATTTCCCATTGACTTTGTCATACGTTATCCGTGTTTTCAAGATCTATATCTAgagatattatcattaactaAATTTAACCATTCAGTATATAAAATATAGTAATAGTTTAATCGAAAATTAATACTTTTTGGTTATATCTTGTATCTAggtcatttgtttttttttttttgtagataTATATTAGATGCTCCACGAATGCTATACTggcctgttttttttttttaaacaacaTACCCTTTTGTCAAAACCAAACAGATCTTTTCTTAAAACTCTACGAAATATATTTCTCGCAATTAAGTTGGTTTCCTCTCCTTTTTTGGGATTCTACGGTTTTTAAATTGATATCTAGAATTTTGGAGGCTGCAGATTTAACTTTGGGAAAATGTCCAATTGTATCCCTTTACTTTCGAATATTATCCACATCTAACCTCCATTATATTATTTAGCCAAATTTATCCATACCGTTATACTATCCGATCAAATTTATCCATTATATTATTcttcttcttgattcattattttcgAAATATACCATCTTCCTCCATTATGTTTTTAGGTTTTTGGGTCTCCGTGGCTTGTGAAAAGTCCACCAAaatcccatagttcatatcagagtTCAAGGATGTTGTAGCGGCATCGTTGATAATCAAAGGGCTAAGGccttgcacaaaccggcgcacccTAGCCTCCTTATTgagcaacatgtaaatagcatgcTTGGAAAAATCCGCAAATTTCAAATTataatcccacacactcatacTACCTTGCTTCAAGTTCTCAAACTCGGCGGCACGGGCTTCCCTAGTCTCAGCAAGCACGAAAAGATCCATAAACCTTCCGTAAACTCGTTCGATATTGCCGGAGGGCTACcatcctcacgggactcctcccgcAATTCAAACCATAAATAGCCTCTTCTTTCAAGTGATAGGAGGCCAATATCACTGCTTTTGTCTTAGTGGCATGCATCACACGAAGAggttacgaaatattatttatgttgcacggggtaatCCTTTAGACTAAAAAATCTTAGGATCCCCCCCCCCCATTCCTGTTAAAATATTTCTTTATTTGTCCAAACTATTTCTTTTCTCTTAACGAACtcaccgttgtggacctcgaggagtgcctaacaccttctcctcgaggtaatttgagtccttacccgatctttggtgatgcaaactTGTAAACCCGAGTCATTTGTAAATtggtgccctaatgcaccttaatCTGTTAGGTGGCGATTCTCTCTTTTGAATAACTCTTCCTGTAAAAGAGTTGTCAATGTCGAAATCCGATTTTGCGAGAAAAAGGGGCACGACACTCGGTATCAGATGTGCATTGCCGGCTTGTAATTCCCTAAACgaggtttgagatgtgtattctgtgttttggtaatgggccagtctggaggacttgaggccaggtttcgACCGCAGCTtgggctcggtagcttcagtagTGTCCATATGAGTGAAATTTATGGCTCGGTGAGCGGTTGAATCGCTAAATAATGATTATGATGTGACTGTgaaatgtgttcagatggtttgaacgtGAAAGGGAAGAGTTTCTCGAGATGTAAAAaaaaaaggccattgggtgcttggtgTCTGTCTCAATttgtgtgttgaaggatcttttatgttatttaattgtggaacaaataaaaatctcatgtcttgttaatgtgTTTAGACTCAAAAAGATTAAGTTAttccatagtaattgtggctgcgaaagggtatagcaagatgcaatttgaggctaagcaggtgggttattccctgcagagtaatctatgtaggtgtgttccttataatgtgagtggagagtttcttttctgctagCAGGGCGTATgcgttgagatttgaattttaatCTGGTTgataaagttgacttgagtgtcaagagaatgaatgcgagcttagcggatgattgaggtatttttatggttggcgttgtatgagcttgagaagaattttcgttgaactgactgcggtattatggcagtaatagagtatgggtattgtgagttatcgaatgttttaatctatgactttgagccaaaaaggggagcctgctattgacgatttgatttcatggttatgtgttaaatattagttttggtttgaggcatacttatgggttagttatgacttgtaaaggctgagatcgaggatgacccgagtaaggaaattccctagatacgggttatattgcacttttgAGTATATGAAAAATCATAGGGATGAGTGAGTTGATGTTTGAGAAGGATGTAGTACGCATGGAGTATGAATTCGATCGGTGGTGTTAgagcagggttacttctttgagtgttgttgtgctaatgggacaTGTGTCTTTCAGCCCGTTCGGGCGGTGCAATTTGGGTTTGAGAAAAGtaggtgactctcgagaaagttctaatgggttcgagatttatttataataattgagaAATTCTCCAGACaggtgtatggataaaatctgaggtTTGCATGTGATGGTGTCTGGgattgcggtaattctgtatgaatATGGATTCTATACCCAGTATAAGAAACacaaaagaacaattttaaatttacataaggtattctcagagtgggCATTTTAGTTGTGGTACTTACGGGGgcgcttaagaagaatacagtggcttatgggccttagggcggtatggttttatgttaggatgtcttgtagtgagctttgggtaaggatcatagtattctaacaaggagaagtgtcaacttgagggttatttagaagaaactcggagaaaataggacaactggtagtaggctagaccaacatggtaatggtatgctcgattcctttgggtaattatgatgtggtgacaTGCGTGGCTTAGTCGAGTTAGAGagatttagttctgatagcttgattatgtacaaatggatttcaaagtattcttgatggtttctactatGGTTTGAGCCAAATATTTTCAAATGGTgtggggaacatgttgtgtattgtgatttcctcctagaaggaagcaagagaaaggttccTAACCGatcgggtacgtgcgtggtaaaatggaatagagatttgatggcttggaaacaactctcggcacgttcgaggacgaacgtatatttaagtgggggacaATGTAAttacccggccggtcgttttgagtattacagccccgttcccccgtTCACTACTCATctatactttacagttattgtatgacttgccggggtaattggttcgggtccggtgaggttttgaaatgaattgagacacttagtctccaaaatgaaagcataagttgaaatagttaaccggatgttgactatgtttaaacgaccctggaatagagttttgatgatttcaatagctccctatgatgattttggacttaggagcgtgtccgaaaaattatttgaaagtccgtagttaaattaggcttgaattggctaaaaataaaaatgtaagtgaaagtttgactggggagttgactttttgatatcgggatcagaatccgattctggaagttggaatacgtcagttatgtcatttatgacttgtgtgcaaaaattgaggtcaatcggaacttgatttgataggttccgacatcaaatgtagaagttgaaattttttaatttcattaagcttgaattagggtatgatttgtggttttagcgttgtttgatgtgatttagaggttcgactaagtccatatgatattttaggactatttggtgtatttgattgaggtcccgggtgcctctggtgagtttcgaatagttaacggatcaaatgtggacttagaacaattgaaacttgctATTTCCTATTGATGCAATCACACTTGCGGAAATGGGCTCGCAGgtacgagctcgcagaagtgagaagTGGAGCGCAGAAGTGAAATGGGGAGGTAAGGtgttcatcgcagaagcgggcacaATTGCGCACCTGTGCAATCGCAGGTGTGGTCACTGGAAAACGCAGGAGTGATGCACTTCGTAGGTGCGTagtgtaatgatccaaccggtcattttaacttttagaattccgttccctaaaataaaacttttcgtaggtgcttgtaatgatttatgacttgcggggatgattggttcgggatttggaagtgtttgaggtgaaaccggaatatttggttccttaagttggccttaaagtgctaagtttgacttcgatcaacatttttagaaaatgatcccggaataacattttgatgattccaacagctccgtatggtgattttggacttaggagcgtgatcgaaattttatttggaagtccgtagtgaatttaggcttgaaatggctaaaataggtatttaaagtttggaagtttgaccgatgagttgactttttgataccagagtcggaatctagttccgaaaatttttatagctccattatgtaatttatgacttgtgtgtaaaatttgaggtcaatcggagttgatttgataggttccaacattgaatgtagaagttgaaaactcttagtttcattaagattgaattggggtatgattcatagttttagcgtactttgatgtgatttataggttcgactaagttcgtatgatgttttaggacttgttggtatatttggttgaagtcctgagggcctcgggtgagtttcggatggttaacggatcaaaaatttgagttaaaaagctgctgcaatttttcctcttctgttggacattctgggctttGATCGAGCCCAGATACCGAGCCCGATATCGatccagatatcgagcccaggatTTATCTGTCATTCATTATTGTCAGGAGGAACAATCATCTACTCATTCATTATTAGGTGAATCACTCCCCCTATTTACTTAaaccatttattgttatttattgctagttattTCTCCATTATTGTTCATACCTTTTGGAATATTAAATGTGTGTTATTTTCAATTTCCCATTGACTTTGTCATACGTTATCCgtgttttcaagatttatatctagagatattatcattaactaAATTTAATCATTCAGTATATAAAATATAGTAATAGTTTAATCGAAAATTAATACTTTTTGGTTATATCTTGTATCTAGGtcaattgttttttttttgtagaTATATATTAGATGCTCCACGACTGCTATACTGcctatttttttttaaacaacATACCCTTTTGTCAAAACCAAACAGACCTTTTCTTAAAACTCTACGAAACATATTTCTCGCAATTAAGTTGGTTTCCTCTCCTTTTTTGGGATTCTACGGTTTTCAAATTGATATCTAGAATTTTGGAGGCTGCAGATCTAACTTTGGGAAAATGTCCAATTGTATCCCTTTACTTTCGAATATTATCCATATCTAACCTCCATTATATTATTTAGCCAAATTTATCCATACCGTTATACTATCCGATCAAATTTATCTATTATATTAGTCtttttcttgattcattattttcgAAATATACCATCTTCCTCCATTATGTTTTTAGGTTTTTGGGTCTCCGTGGCTTGTGAAAAGTCCACCAAaatcccatagttcatatcagagtTCAAGGATGTTGTAGCGGCCTCGTTGATAATCAAAGGGCTAAGGccttgcacaaaccggcgcacccTAGCCTCCCTATTgagcaacatgtaaatagcatgcTTGGAAAAATCCGCAATTCTCAAATTataatcccacacactcatacTACCTTGCTTCAAGTTCTCAAACTCGGCGGCACGAGCTTCCCTAGTCTCAGCAAGCATGAAAAGATCCATAAACCTTCCGTAAACTCGTTCGATATTGCCGGAGGGCTACcatcctcacgggactcctcccgcAATTCAAACCATAAATAGCCTCTTCTTTCAGGTGATAGGTGGCCAATATCACTGCTTTTGTCTTAGTGGCATGCATCACACGAAGAGgttatgaaatattatttatgttgcacggggtaatCCTTTAGACTAAAAAatcttaggacccccccccccatTCCTGTTAAAATATTTCTTTATTTGTCCAAACTATTTCTTTTCTCTTACCGAACtcaccgttgtggacctcgaggagtgtctaacaccttctcctcgaggtaatttgagtccttacccgatctttggtgatgcaaacttgtaaacccgagtcatttgcaaataggtgccctaatgcaccttaatATGTTAGGTGGCGATTCTCTCTTTTGAATAActcttcctttaaaagagttgtcaatgtcgaaacccgatttcgcgagaaaaaggggtGCGACACTCGGTATCAGATGTGCattgccggcttgtgattccataaacgaggtttgagatgtgtattctgtgttttggtaatgggccagtctggaggacttgaggccaggtttcgACCGCAGCTtgggctcggtagcttcagtagTGTCCttatgagtgaaatttgtggcttgGTGAGCGGTTGAATCGCTAAATAATGATTATGATGTGACTGTgaaatgtgttcagatggtttgaacgtGAAAGGGAAGATTTTCTCGAGATGTAAAAaaaaaaggccattgggtgcttggtgTCTGTCTCAATttgtgtgttgaaggatctttcatgttatttAATTGTGGAATAAAtaaaattctcatgtcttgttaatgtgTTTGGACTCAAAAAGATTAAGTTAttccatagtaattgtggctgcgaaatggtatagcaagatgccaatttgaggctaagcaggtgggttattccctgcagagtaatctacgtaggtgtgttccttaaaatgtgagtggagagtttctctTCTGCTAGCAGGGCGTATgcgttgagatttgaattttaatCTGGTTgataaagttgacttgagtgtcaagagaatgaatgcgagcttagcggatgattgaggtatttttatggttggcgttgtatgagcttgagaagaattttcgttgaactgactgcggtattatggcagtaatagagtatgggtattgtgagttatcgaatattttaatctatggctttgagccaaaagggggagcctgctattgacgatttgatttcatggttatctGCTAAAtattagttttggtttgaggcatacttatgggttagttatgacttgtaaaggttgagatcgaggatgacccgagtaaggaaattccctagatacaggttatattgcacttttgAGTATATGAAAAATCATAGGGATGAGTGAGTTGATGTTTGAGAAGGATGTAGTACGCATGGAGTATGAATTCGATCGGTGGTGTTAGAgttgggttacttctttgagtgtt of Nicotiana tomentosiformis chromosome 7, ASM39032v3, whole genome shotgun sequence contains these proteins:
- the LOC104111909 gene encoding uncharacterized protein, with amino-acid sequence MECADDNGLWSDCILTDILISISSRLIAGDYFVFRAVCKSWRSIPPPIHDSHALSHSNNTPCMMTLYQEIGIVEFFHPLYNAITHKTDIVPKLRGARIRSAKGNWSLMSQGKRGMLFFNHKSNDIIELPDLLEGKQNSFHAWTFSCPPDSSSSDCFVVGFENFGSPPPVYIIKVGDSRWTYHAFVNEDGDGNKLGIFDLSGCNNPVFLKNDIVYVLEEKGNLGILSIRENSAEETPTWEFYGKSLPRRKLRSVRKVYTAKDVDNGGILAVFLTHNEGKVEVWRYKYDINKRILEREQITSLDNKTLFVSFGASYLKPCVAQGLENTIYFPMFHDKNGVFYCLASRKYYSFDYSAVKGAFSSPNCHKLDQPRYCIWIEPDVSQLPSLDF